A region of bacterium DNA encodes the following proteins:
- a CDS encoding glutamine synthetase III, with protein sequence MSKTVFRTDHSQQTANGTIRNGASQPVQPSELFGLNVFSLSVMRQVLPKPVYKHLLEIHDSGTSLDPATADVVAAAMKDWAQARGATHYSHWFHPLHGLTAEKHQSFLIPTQDGGVITEFTGANLMQGEPDASSFPSGGTRSTFEARGYTGWDPTSPAFLMEGRYGKTLYIPSVFLGFNGHALDKKAPLLRSIDALSQAAIRVLKLFGNEAKQVVTTVGCEQEYFLVDRALYLQRPDLMTCGRTLFGARPPKGQEMEDHYFGSIPERVLGFMEDLELELYKLGIPVTTRHNEVAPAQFEIAPVFERANIATDHNMLMMSVMRRVAARHEFACLLHEKPFAGINGSGKHNNWSMADDKGNNLLEPGHTPHENAQFLVFLTAVVRAVHLHSDLIRAAIATPANDHRLGANEAPPAIISVYLGDTLSEVVQSIIEGLTHKTKKQEYLNIGVSSLPQLPLHDSDRNRTSPFAFTANKFEFRAVGSGQNIARPNMVINAIVAESLNHMAAEIESALQQGQVFNDAVRLTVQRELAAHKDVLFGGDGYSLEWHKEAERRGLPNLRTAVDAIPAFKTAKSVELFSKLGILSESELYSRYHIKLDTYIKTISIEAGLMSSIGATQILPAALEYQRNVAETIDAAEEVLSAVPLAGQRGLLELVTQAIERFISRLKHLDRARAAVPETDDHLLVASYYRDFIIPAMQELRASGDELEVIVDDSLWPMPKYRELLHLS encoded by the coding sequence ATGAGCAAGACAGTGTTTCGCACAGATCACTCCCAGCAAACAGCGAATGGAACCATTCGAAATGGAGCAAGTCAGCCGGTTCAACCGTCCGAACTCTTCGGACTGAACGTGTTTTCTCTGTCAGTGATGCGTCAGGTCTTGCCGAAACCAGTATACAAACACCTGCTGGAGATTCACGACTCCGGCACGTCGCTCGACCCGGCGACGGCAGATGTTGTTGCCGCCGCGATGAAAGATTGGGCGCAGGCTCGTGGCGCGACACACTACTCGCACTGGTTTCACCCGTTACACGGATTAACGGCTGAGAAGCATCAGTCGTTTTTGATTCCGACACAGGATGGCGGAGTCATCACAGAGTTTACTGGCGCCAATCTGATGCAAGGCGAGCCGGACGCTTCGAGTTTCCCCTCTGGCGGAACGCGTTCAACGTTTGAAGCTCGCGGATACACTGGGTGGGATCCCACAAGCCCGGCTTTCCTGATGGAAGGCCGTTACGGCAAGACGCTCTATATCCCGAGCGTCTTTCTCGGATTCAATGGCCATGCTCTTGATAAGAAAGCGCCGCTTCTGCGTTCCATTGATGCGTTGAGCCAGGCGGCGATTCGCGTGCTGAAGTTATTCGGCAATGAGGCGAAACAGGTTGTCACAACCGTGGGCTGCGAGCAAGAGTATTTTCTTGTGGATCGCGCACTCTACCTCCAGCGTCCGGACTTAATGACGTGCGGCCGCACACTATTTGGCGCACGCCCCCCGAAGGGTCAGGAAATGGAGGATCATTACTTCGGTTCGATCCCTGAGAGAGTGCTGGGGTTTATGGAAGACCTCGAACTGGAGCTGTATAAACTTGGCATTCCGGTGACGACGCGGCACAACGAAGTGGCACCGGCACAATTTGAGATAGCACCTGTATTCGAACGGGCCAATATTGCCACCGATCACAACATGCTCATGATGTCCGTGATGCGGCGCGTTGCGGCGAGGCACGAATTTGCCTGCTTGCTGCATGAGAAACCGTTTGCGGGAATTAATGGCAGCGGCAAGCACAATAACTGGTCAATGGCTGACGACAAAGGGAATAACCTGCTTGAACCCGGCCATACTCCGCACGAGAACGCTCAATTCCTGGTATTCCTGACGGCTGTCGTTCGCGCCGTCCACTTGCATTCCGATCTGATTCGAGCTGCCATCGCGACGCCGGCAAATGATCACCGCTTGGGAGCAAATGAAGCTCCGCCCGCCATAATCAGCGTCTATCTCGGGGATACACTAAGCGAAGTCGTTCAATCCATAATCGAGGGATTGACGCATAAGACAAAGAAGCAGGAGTATCTGAATATCGGGGTTTCATCCCTGCCACAGCTGCCCCTGCACGATTCAGACCGTAATAGAACGTCGCCATTTGCGTTCACGGCCAACAAGTTCGAGTTTCGTGCGGTCGGAAGCGGACAGAACATAGCGCGGCCGAATATGGTTATCAATGCGATTGTGGCAGAATCCCTGAATCACATGGCAGCCGAGATTGAGAGTGCGCTACAGCAAGGCCAAGTGTTCAACGATGCGGTTCGATTAACAGTTCAGCGCGAACTTGCAGCTCACAAAGATGTGCTTTTTGGAGGGGACGGTTACTCATTGGAGTGGCATAAAGAGGCTGAACGGCGCGGCCTCCCGAATCTTCGTACAGCGGTCGACGCGATTCCCGCATTTAAGACGGCGAAATCCGTTGAACTCTTCTCTAAACTTGGTATCCTTAGTGAGTCTGAACTTTACAGCCGCTATCATATCAAGCTCGATACTTATATTAAGACGATCAGCATTGAAGCAGGCCTTATGTCGTCAATCGGTGCAACACAAATCCTGCCTGCGGCCCTGGAGTATCAGCGAAATGTTGCCGAGACAATTGATGCCGCTGAAGAAGTGCTGTCGGCCGTCCCGCTTGCCGGTCAAAGAGGTCTGCTGGAATTGGTGACTCAGGCAATCGAGCGTTTCATCTCGCGATTGAAGCACCTCGATCGAGCACGAGCTGCGGTCCCTGAAACGGATGATCATCTGCTGGTTGCATCGTATTATCGGGACTTTATCATTCCTGCGATGCAAGAGCTGCGTGCCTCGGGGGATGAACTTGAGGTTATAGTCGACGACAGCCTGTGGCCAATGCCCAAGTATCGAGAGTTGCTTCACCTGAGCTAA
- a CDS encoding matrixin family metalloprotease — MRHVIFCIAAASLVGMIWQAPATTDHQQSAQKAELSPQLPPLAVCFAEGTDAGYMAEWTHRLLDREGALDFNLGGRWQNTANGSTGSQGTGVTLTYSFVPDGVLIQGQASRLYTRMNQLFGNQQVWQDLFAQVFAGWSDVTGNTYMQVADDGAAFGNSSPGVIGARGDVRIAMVPIDGQSGVLAYNYFPDRGDMVLDSDENWASGTNNYRFFRNIVAHEHGHGLGIEHVCPINTTKLMEPTYTSAFDGPQHDDILAGQRGYGDPYEPNDTQSSAHSLGLIDGTRVLELASLDDDADTDWWEFSIVNGRSLTVTLAPDGYDYLEGEQNNDGSCEAGTPYSTHSNQNLNLTLTDSNGSPLVISNSQPAGGTEEIFRYDVPQGQTNLKVLVNGATNNTIQLYRLTIESVDPATPYLSGCPLRIDSTQVGETVAGAVVLTNPPQAGQLAVSSITVSGPFSVSPVGPTSLAPNSDLPITVTFNGETEGFHSGELVINHNGPGGVLTCEVSAFAITSSLILFTGSSTNFGDVPIATVDSTLIGLRTVGNVPLVINSVSTQSPFSINFSGPAVLQPGPLLRLYPRVSPTELGEVRGWLIIHHSAASSPDSVELIANGTPNLSSDESSLLPTEFMLHQNYPNPFNAVTQIAFDLPQHAAVSLKLYNIQGQLVRELIGNRGYNAGRHVLSLEASDLATGLYVYRLEAASFKAERKLLLVK; from the coding sequence ATGCGCCACGTGATTTTCTGCATAGCCGCTGCATCTTTGGTGGGCATGATTTGGCAGGCTCCTGCCACAACCGATCACCAGCAGTCAGCCCAGAAAGCGGAACTCTCCCCGCAGCTCCCGCCTCTCGCGGTCTGCTTTGCCGAAGGCACCGATGCTGGGTACATGGCAGAATGGACCCACCGATTGCTGGACAGGGAGGGTGCGTTGGATTTCAACCTCGGCGGACGCTGGCAGAACACAGCTAATGGGAGTACAGGCAGTCAGGGCACAGGAGTTACTTTGACCTACAGCTTTGTCCCGGACGGCGTGCTGATTCAGGGACAAGCCAGCCGCTTATACACACGAATGAACCAATTGTTCGGGAATCAACAGGTTTGGCAGGATTTATTTGCGCAGGTCTTCGCTGGCTGGTCGGACGTTACGGGAAATACCTATATGCAGGTTGCCGATGATGGAGCCGCATTCGGGAACAGTAGTCCGGGAGTTATCGGAGCTCGCGGCGATGTTCGAATAGCAATGGTTCCGATTGACGGACAAAGCGGGGTATTGGCCTACAACTACTTTCCAGACCGTGGCGATATGGTGCTGGACTCTGACGAGAATTGGGCCTCCGGAACCAACAATTACCGGTTTTTCCGAAACATTGTTGCCCATGAGCACGGTCATGGCTTGGGAATCGAGCATGTTTGCCCGATTAACACCACCAAACTCATGGAACCGACGTACACCTCGGCGTTCGATGGGCCACAGCACGACGATATTCTTGCTGGGCAGCGCGGCTACGGGGATCCCTACGAGCCAAACGACACCCAAAGCTCTGCTCACAGTCTTGGTCTGATCGACGGAACCAGGGTTCTTGAACTTGCAAGTCTTGATGACGACGCCGACACGGATTGGTGGGAATTCAGTATCGTAAACGGACGTTCATTGACCGTTACACTTGCTCCTGACGGGTATGATTACCTCGAAGGTGAACAGAATAACGATGGAAGCTGCGAAGCCGGCACTCCCTACAGCACACACAGTAATCAGAATCTCAATCTAACCCTGACTGATTCCAACGGCAGTCCATTGGTCATATCCAACTCCCAGCCTGCAGGAGGAACCGAAGAGATTTTCCGCTATGATGTTCCTCAAGGCCAGACAAATTTGAAAGTGCTGGTTAATGGTGCGACAAACAACACGATTCAGCTCTATCGTTTGACGATTGAATCAGTGGATCCTGCAACACCTTACCTCAGTGGATGTCCGCTCCGGATTGACTCAACTCAGGTGGGAGAAACTGTTGCTGGAGCGGTCGTTTTGACCAATCCTCCGCAGGCAGGTCAACTCGCTGTCTCATCAATCACAGTCAGCGGACCATTTTCCGTCTCACCTGTCGGCCCAACGTCGCTTGCGCCGAACAGCGACCTTCCCATTACTGTGACATTCAACGGGGAGACAGAAGGTTTTCACAGCGGAGAATTGGTCATCAATCACAACGGACCGGGCGGCGTCCTGACCTGTGAAGTGTCGGCCTTTGCCATAACGTCTTCGCTGATACTGTTCACCGGGTCTTCGACGAATTTCGGTGATGTTCCGATTGCCACAGTAGACAGTACCTTAATCGGACTTCGCACGGTTGGAAACGTGCCATTGGTTATCAACTCAGTGAGCACGCAGTCGCCGTTTTCGATTAACTTCAGCGGTCCCGCTGTCCTGCAGCCCGGGCCATTGCTTCGCTTGTATCCGCGCGTATCACCCACGGAACTCGGGGAGGTGCGTGGGTGGCTGATCATTCATCACTCGGCTGCGAGTTCGCCGGACTCGGTCGAACTGATTGCCAACGGTACTCCGAATTTGAGTTCAGACGAGTCGAGTTTGCTGCCAACCGAGTTTATGCTGCATCAAAACTATCCCAATCCGTTCAATGCGGTGACGCAGATTGCATTCGACTTGCCTCAACACGCCGCAGTCAGTCTCAAGTTGTACAACATACAAGGACAACTGGTTCGCGAGTTGATTGGCAATCGCGGTTACAATGCCGGCCGTCACGTCCTCAGCTTAGAGGCGAGCGACCTTGCCACCGGACTTTATGTGTATCGTTTGGAGGCCGCCTCTTTCAAGGCCGAACGCAAGCTGCTTCTTGTGAAATAG
- a CDS encoding matrixin family metalloprotease, producing the protein MKACLVGFRVLLLTLFGLLVSVPSTVCSADVICPDCGKVVENDSPWEAVTALENKDTWKSALAPKMYCFDPGTPEDVVQSLVNRIYNNPASYISSSRWTATASGTTGAQGEPTVLTYSFVPDGTTVPDDPPPNGFGNQVNNIHAMMIAKFGSVANGKAKFRQAFNQWQALTGLTYVEETNDDGAALFSSPGVLGVRGDIRLSAIPMDGSSGVLAYNYFPNTGDMVLDNAESWQNSSSDYRFFRNVVTHEAGHGIGLSHVCPDDCQFLMEPYICTAYDGPQHDDIRGGQRQYGDTTETNDSPATATSLGSPANGTTTVTNLSIDDNGDQDYFAFTVPTNKQITVTVTPVGMFYDQCAQTQACACAAGDTVRTTDDVNLSVRLIGTNGSTILAEASSQPAGVAETIPNTALPTAGTYYIRVYQGTTNAIQLYNLSFTLSNLVVPSITVSQPNGGEFWNAGTNQTITWTSTSVTGNVNIELNRNFPGGTWDMLFANTANDGTQLWNVVGAGGTEANCKVRVTSINTPSATDESNNVFTIFSPSIQVVRPNGGEVLNGSALEQINLIPSGITGNVLVELNRGYPAGTWENIGSIPNTGGTLVFGGPPTTTARIRLTSINQPSVSDISDANFEIYVVNLPPVIKHDPKGDQSPGNSVVTAVITDDAGPITATLYYRPSGGGAFSSVSMPSTGNPNEFAGQFVAVEGSYDYYLQALDASDFAATDTFSFDVKACEDVIAFDDGTTEGYNWAYETPYSWAVKYAPEAYPFLLCGFEVAVAKFHPDSSHSRIGARVLLADGIGGLPGTEIWSEISGSVGNVIGGLPAGQVAWARVLTPETPLIMNQPFFVAVDNPQGGAYEAFGRDDNTNSSNSYFYDGCDSLWYSENDLVPNAQGGQRMIRLLGASVPPPSELVILSSGNDIVLFWASSGAPYYRVYSSTTTGGPFTTLEGSTSDTTFTDLGAVMSNDLKFYVVVASATP; encoded by the coding sequence ATGAAAGCTTGTTTGGTCGGTTTTCGCGTCTTATTACTTACCCTCTTTGGGTTGCTTGTTTCCGTTCCGTCTACCGTCTGTAGTGCTGATGTGATTTGCCCGGATTGCGGCAAAGTCGTTGAGAACGATTCACCGTGGGAAGCGGTAACTGCATTAGAGAACAAAGACACTTGGAAGAGCGCTTTGGCGCCTAAAATGTACTGTTTCGATCCGGGTACACCTGAGGACGTTGTTCAGTCACTGGTGAATCGAATCTACAACAACCCTGCCTCCTACATCAGCAGCAGTCGTTGGACGGCAACAGCATCGGGCACGACCGGAGCTCAAGGTGAGCCGACGGTCCTCACGTACAGCTTTGTGCCGGACGGAACTACCGTTCCTGATGATCCACCGCCGAATGGCTTTGGGAATCAGGTCAATAACATCCATGCCATGATGATTGCGAAATTCGGCAGCGTTGCCAACGGTAAGGCGAAGTTCAGACAGGCTTTCAATCAATGGCAGGCGCTAACAGGTTTAACCTATGTGGAAGAGACGAATGATGATGGCGCTGCTCTGTTTTCTTCACCCGGTGTGCTTGGCGTCAGGGGTGACATTCGACTCTCGGCAATCCCCATGGATGGCTCGTCCGGAGTCCTTGCTTACAACTACTTTCCGAATACCGGAGACATGGTATTGGATAATGCCGAAAGCTGGCAGAATTCCAGCTCGGACTATCGGTTCTTTCGCAATGTAGTCACCCATGAAGCGGGACACGGTATCGGTCTGTCCCATGTCTGCCCGGATGATTGTCAGTTTCTGATGGAGCCATACATCTGCACGGCATACGATGGCCCGCAGCATGACGATATTCGTGGAGGTCAGCGGCAATACGGAGATACGACCGAAACCAATGACTCGCCCGCAACTGCGACTTCATTAGGCAGTCCCGCTAATGGCACAACGACGGTCACAAATCTGTCAATAGACGACAATGGCGATCAAGACTATTTTGCCTTCACTGTGCCGACGAACAAACAAATCACGGTAACCGTTACTCCTGTCGGAATGTTCTATGACCAGTGTGCGCAGACTCAGGCTTGCGCATGTGCGGCAGGGGACACAGTAAGGACCACAGACGACGTGAATCTGTCCGTGCGGCTTATCGGCACAAACGGTTCCACGATTCTGGCGGAGGCAAGCAGTCAACCTGCCGGCGTGGCGGAGACCATTCCTAATACAGCCCTTCCGACTGCGGGAACGTACTACATTCGGGTCTACCAGGGCACGACGAATGCGATCCAGTTGTACAATCTCAGCTTCACCTTGTCCAATCTTGTGGTGCCGTCAATAACTGTGTCACAGCCAAATGGTGGCGAGTTTTGGAATGCGGGCACTAATCAGACGATTACGTGGACGTCCACAAGTGTGACAGGTAATGTGAATATCGAACTGAATCGGAATTTCCCGGGCGGAACGTGGGATATGCTGTTTGCGAATACGGCGAATGACGGAACGCAATTGTGGAACGTCGTTGGTGCAGGCGGAACTGAAGCCAACTGCAAGGTTCGCGTGACGAGCATCAACACCCCGAGTGCGACAGACGAATCCAACAATGTGTTCACGATCTTCTCGCCTTCCATTCAGGTTGTCCGGCCGAACGGCGGAGAAGTTCTAAACGGTTCTGCTCTTGAGCAGATAAATCTTATTCCGAGTGGAATCACAGGCAACGTCCTTGTGGAATTGAATCGTGGATATCCCGCCGGAACGTGGGAAAACATCGGTTCCATTCCGAACACAGGCGGCACTCTTGTGTTTGGCGGTCCGCCCACAACGACCGCTCGAATTCGATTGACGTCAATTAATCAGCCGAGCGTGTCGGATATTTCCGATGCGAATTTCGAAATCTACGTTGTGAATCTTCCGCCAGTCATTAAACATGATCCGAAGGGGGATCAGTCACCTGGCAACTCGGTTGTCACTGCTGTAATCACGGATGATGCCGGTCCGATCACCGCAACGCTTTACTATCGTCCCTCAGGTGGCGGGGCATTTTCCTCCGTGAGCATGCCTTCAACCGGAAACCCGAATGAGTTCGCAGGACAATTTGTTGCGGTCGAAGGAAGCTACGACTACTACCTGCAGGCGCTGGATGCTTCAGACTTCGCCGCGACCGATACCTTTAGTTTCGATGTCAAGGCCTGCGAAGACGTGATTGCCTTCGATGACGGAACTACAGAAGGGTACAATTGGGCCTACGAAACGCCGTACTCGTGGGCTGTGAAATATGCGCCCGAAGCGTATCCGTTTTTACTGTGCGGATTTGAAGTGGCTGTTGCGAAGTTCCATCCAGACAGCAGCCATTCCCGAATCGGTGCCAGAGTTCTGCTTGCTGACGGAATCGGAGGCCTGCCCGGTACTGAGATTTGGAGTGAGATTAGTGGCTCGGTCGGCAATGTGATCGGAGGTCTTCCCGCCGGTCAAGTTGCGTGGGCGCGAGTCTTAACTCCTGAAACACCGTTGATTATGAACCAACCGTTCTTTGTGGCCGTCGATAATCCCCAAGGCGGCGCATACGAGGCCTTCGGTCGTGACGATAACACCAATAGTAGCAACAGCTATTTCTACGATGGCTGCGATTCGCTATGGTATAGCGAGAACGATCTGGTCCCCAACGCGCAAGGCGGACAGCGTATGATTCGATTGCTGGGGGCATCGGTTCCACCCCCAAGCGAATTGGTCATTCTCTCAAGCGGAAATGACATCGTTCTCTTTTGGGCGAGTTCCGGTGCACCTTATTATCGAGTCTACAGTTCGACAACCACCGGAGGGCCTTTCACGACGCTTGAAGGTTCAACTTCCGATACGACCTTCACAGATCTTGGTGCCGTCATGTCGAATGATCTCAAGTTCTATGTGGTTGTAGCCTCTGCGACTCCCTGA
- a CDS encoding T9SS type A sorting domain-containing protein produces MNNPRVCCVFFALLLFLASADAQPIQVGFGYCAEAEPIGCGCSLPTRVPIADGENSWCIFWDRNGNGPDELDELLAEGVGYGQANYSCKPFNGVEYCGSEGSFFADQYLIIGIPPVPPDSSSYFIKVTGESCCWVSDTFVVEVGFQEIYLADDDWTCEDIACPFGEAPNPVQSISATMDAYCLQVDFTWEHDGQNVTGFNLYTRTDPGQPWLFLRPFSGTERSGGIPACVDGPIQIGLRAVNGAQMSDIVFTTGTTYLRHFPDQGAVQWVGGNDYRLNLVRPPAGGSCAAFLWFDFYSGGSFVERVLSVTNFERVLEMTFDVTLPTPPNADCYIVMLDSFPDPLNPMYGCGLTDTAFFTVDAGDAPSLVREFNLHQNYPNPFNPVTTIAFILPSTGYAELAVFNLQGQRVATLLSGVATAGEHRVEWSASDIASGVYIYRLQTDTHLSTRKMVLMK; encoded by the coding sequence ATGAACAATCCAAGAGTTTGCTGCGTCTTCTTCGCGCTGCTGCTTTTCCTCGCCTCGGCCGACGCGCAACCCATTCAAGTTGGGTTTGGATATTGCGCTGAAGCAGAGCCGATCGGTTGCGGCTGCAGTTTGCCGACACGAGTACCCATTGCAGATGGCGAGAACTCGTGGTGTATCTTCTGGGATCGCAATGGAAATGGTCCGGACGAGTTGGACGAATTGCTGGCAGAAGGAGTTGGCTATGGCCAGGCTAACTACAGTTGCAAGCCGTTTAATGGCGTGGAGTATTGCGGCTCTGAAGGCAGTTTCTTTGCCGATCAGTACTTGATCATCGGGATTCCACCCGTGCCGCCCGATTCTTCAAGTTACTTCATCAAAGTGACAGGCGAGAGTTGCTGCTGGGTGTCCGATACCTTTGTCGTTGAAGTGGGTTTTCAGGAAATCTATCTCGCCGATGATGACTGGACTTGTGAAGACATCGCGTGTCCATTTGGTGAAGCACCTAATCCAGTACAGAGCATTTCCGCCACGATGGATGCATACTGTCTGCAAGTTGATTTCACTTGGGAACACGATGGTCAAAACGTGACCGGCTTCAATCTATACACGAGAACTGATCCGGGTCAGCCTTGGCTCTTTCTCCGTCCGTTCTCTGGGACGGAGCGTTCTGGCGGAATCCCCGCATGCGTGGACGGACCGATTCAGATTGGATTACGGGCAGTGAACGGTGCACAGATGTCGGACATTGTCTTTACGACAGGGACGACGTACCTGCGTCATTTCCCGGATCAGGGCGCCGTTCAATGGGTCGGTGGAAACGACTACAGACTTAACCTGGTGAGACCACCCGCAGGTGGCAGTTGTGCTGCGTTCTTGTGGTTCGACTTCTATTCCGGGGGGAGTTTCGTGGAGCGGGTTCTGTCGGTAACCAACTTTGAGCGCGTATTAGAGATGACGTTCGACGTCACGCTTCCGACACCGCCCAACGCAGACTGCTACATTGTCATGCTTGACAGCTTCCCGGATCCTCTGAATCCCATGTACGGTTGCGGTTTGACGGATACAGCATTCTTTACAGTGGATGCAGGCGATGCGCCTAGTCTTGTCCGCGAGTTCAACTTGCATCAGAACTATCCCAACCCTTTCAATCCAGTCACTACTATCGCTTTCATTCTTCCATCAACCGGCTACGCGGAGCTTGCAGTATTCAATTTACAGGGTCAACGTGTCGCAACGCTTCTGTCGGGGGTCGCGACCGCTGGTGAGCACAGAGTCGAGTGGTCGGCGAGCGATATCGCTTCTGGAGTGTACATATACCGTCTGCAAACGGATACCCACTTGTCGACTCGCAAAATGGTGTTGATGAAGTGA
- a CDS encoding succinylglutamate desuccinylase/aspartoacylase family protein codes for MEFGDTLSGGTLLVLGGTHCDEPASYLAAYLLIENLTMEQGRILVVPRANHSALTHTTPGEAFPATFAIETPTGSRSFRMGSRYTNPLDQWPDPEVFVHYPSGQLLSGMDSRNLNRSYPGRSDGNFTQRIGHAIAELVRSERVDLVIDMHEASLEYPVVNAIVAHERAMDCASIAVLELQLEGLDFSLEPSPANFRGLSHRELGDHTPCLATLMESANAIQGRLRGKTDANLILTGKDPMYVQAAEINLTRVPYGPDGISLGVRVGRHIAGFKMLNKSFNELHPDRAVIAVGIPDCSDIQENGLGHYFSSAGKE; via the coding sequence ATGGAGTTTGGGGACACTCTTAGTGGCGGGACGCTACTTGTTTTGGGGGGAACACATTGCGACGAACCGGCAAGCTACCTCGCCGCATATCTACTGATAGAAAATCTGACGATGGAGCAAGGGCGAATTCTGGTTGTTCCGCGTGCCAACCACTCCGCGCTCACGCACACGACACCAGGCGAAGCGTTTCCGGCGACATTTGCAATCGAGACTCCTACAGGGTCACGCAGTTTCAGAATGGGCAGCCGCTATACAAATCCGCTTGATCAATGGCCTGATCCCGAAGTATTTGTGCACTATCCCTCAGGACAACTGCTTTCGGGGATGGACAGTCGAAATCTCAATCGTAGCTATCCGGGTCGATCGGACGGAAATTTCACACAGCGAATCGGACATGCCATTGCAGAATTGGTGCGCAGCGAGCGGGTGGATTTGGTGATTGACATGCACGAGGCGTCGCTTGAGTATCCTGTGGTCAATGCGATCGTGGCGCACGAAAGGGCGATGGATTGCGCTTCGATCGCGGTTCTCGAATTGCAGCTTGAAGGGCTGGACTTCTCGCTTGAACCATCTCCGGCCAACTTTCGCGGCCTTTCGCACCGGGAGCTTGGTGATCATACACCATGCCTTGCGACGCTCATGGAGTCGGCCAATGCAATTCAAGGTCGATTGCGCGGGAAGACAGACGCAAATTTGATACTTACGGGGAAAGACCCGATGTACGTTCAAGCAGCGGAGATTAATCTGACGCGAGTTCCTTATGGGCCCGACGGAATTTCGTTAGGCGTGCGCGTCGGCCGACACATCGCCGGATTCAAAATGTTGAACAAGAGTTTCAACGAACTGCATCCCGATCGCGCTGTTATTGCAGTCGGCATTCCGGATTGTTCAGACATTCAAGAAAACGGCTTGGGACACTATTTCTCCTCAGCCGGAAAAGAATAG
- a CDS encoding TRAP transporter large permease subunit, translated as MSEGAVLGVMIAALCGAIFLLRIPTGVALLLSAASGSLASGNGLGLRYLVEGSMLYLDPMLIVISSLFFMAVFERSGALGTLNVWVVQNFGRHKVLLISLLMLLVMFPGMFTGLTAPCVLTTGAMIAPLLLSTGAPPAVAGAFIATGAFFGMVAPPVNICAMLICGGVDMPYIGFDLPLLLATIPLALLSAFLLMGGYFKSFDPQTALTLLPQSRFGEYGLKLYLPLVVLAGLMLGEKFVPGVVPYVGIPLIFILSAVVGLFTGDRVSIKDSATWATRESLSILALLAGIGAFIEVLTLSGARGWIVINLLSLPDWQLYLGMAVLVPLFGGVSAYGASVVLGVPILLSLLDRSNILVAAALSMLASVGDYMPPTRLAILLAGPVVGENSTVRILKFCVWPIALSIAVTLLMIYFANDFAKLFGLA; from the coding sequence GTGAGCGAAGGAGCTGTCCTTGGCGTCATGATTGCCGCTCTATGCGGCGCGATCTTTCTGTTGAGGATACCTACGGGTGTTGCTCTTTTGTTGTCGGCGGCAAGTGGAAGCTTGGCTTCGGGCAATGGATTGGGACTAAGATATCTGGTTGAAGGATCCATGCTCTATTTGGATCCAATGCTCATTGTAATCTCATCGCTGTTCTTCATGGCAGTCTTTGAGCGTTCGGGTGCTCTCGGTACACTGAACGTCTGGGTTGTGCAGAACTTCGGCCGCCACAAGGTTCTGCTGATCTCATTGCTGATGTTGCTTGTGATGTTTCCCGGTATGTTCACAGGTCTAACCGCACCCTGCGTTCTGACGACGGGTGCGATGATTGCGCCGTTGCTTTTGAGCACGGGCGCACCGCCTGCAGTGGCCGGAGCTTTCATCGCGACCGGCGCTTTCTTCGGTATGGTTGCACCGCCCGTGAACATCTGCGCGATGCTGATTTGTGGCGGCGTGGACATGCCGTACATTGGATTTGATCTGCCACTGCTGCTTGCGACTATCCCGCTTGCCCTGCTGTCGGCATTTTTGTTGATGGGCGGATACTTCAAGTCTTTTGATCCCCAGACTGCCTTAACACTTCTTCCACAATCTCGCTTCGGCGAATACGGATTGAAGCTCTATCTGCCGCTTGTGGTTCTGGCAGGTCTGATGCTGGGAGAGAAGTTTGTTCCGGGAGTTGTTCCCTATGTCGGGATACCCTTGATATTCATTCTCAGCGCAGTCGTCGGGCTCTTCACAGGTGATCGAGTCTCGATCAAGGATAGTGCGACCTGGGCTACTCGCGAATCTCTGTCGATTCTTGCGCTTCTGGCAGGAATCGGTGCATTTATTGAAGTTCTGACCTTAAGCGGCGCGCGCGGGTGGATCGTGATAAACCTGCTGTCCTTGCCTGACTGGCAGCTTTACCTTGGCATGGCCGTACTCGTTCCGTTGTTTGGAGGAGTTTCCGCATACGGTGCAAGCGTCGTTTTGGGTGTGCCGATTCTGCTGTCATTGCTTGATCGCAGCAATATTCTCGTCGCTGCGGCACTTTCCATGCTTGCATCGGTTGGCGACTACATGCCTCCGACGCGCCTGGCTATTCTGCTTGCGGGACCGGTCGTGGGCGAAAACAGCACTGTCAGAATTCTGAAATTTTGTGTCTGGCCAATCGCTCTTTCAATCGCGGTAACGCTTCTGATGATCTACTTCGCAAACGACTTTGCAAAATTGTTTGGGCTGGCGTGA